In Solanum stenotomum isolate F172 unplaced genomic scaffold, ASM1918654v1 scaffold17907, whole genome shotgun sequence, the following are encoded in one genomic region:
- the LOC125850577 gene encoding putative disease resistance protein RGA1, giving the protein MADPVIGATVQVVLEKLLSLTIEEARTLRNCKKNLRMLTKYVSIIQAFIHDAERRQVEDQAVEEWLKMLERIAEDTENVFDKFTYESLKAQVMKNPTKLMEKVSSFFSNTAFKYRMSRKINNINEEFRAINQLANDLGLQSLTVPSRKILQIRETDSLVVASDVVGRDKDVAEIKDKMLNMREEVVLCAIPIVGMGGLGKTTIAKRIFNDEEIGKQFAKRVWLCLPEMSDTKSFLQQILQSLTERKLEVQTRDIIVKKLRDELGGKRYLLVLDDLWHVDLPVWDEFMDSLRGINTSRGNCILVTTRMKLVASTVAAVGPHMLEKLAKDHCWSIFKQRAFVDGEVPQEKLSVENRIAEMCQGLPLAASVLGGLLRNKEKHEWQAILDGNPLVVGENSLKKILKLSYVYLPSPYLKKCFAYFAMFPKDYKFGKDQLIQLWMAEGFLHPSQEIPVMEDVGNMFFQLLLQYSLLQDVELDKNNNITCCKMHDLVHDLARDILKSKLFDPKRVGGENLSQVRYFGWDSPSDQIERINEPGRLCTLFWKRNLSEDMLLSFQFLRVLNLSRSGIKELSANIGKLIYLRYLDLSNTEASRRNGKYDKFETHLLQLSLPISF; this is encoded by the coding sequence ATGGCCGATCCAGTAATTGGTGCTACTGTTCAAGTTGTGCTTGAGAAGCTGCTTTCTCTCACTATTGAGGAGGCCAGAACTTTAAGGAACTGCAAGAAAAATCTCAGAATGCTCACAAAATATGTATCCATCATCCAAGCTTTCATTCATGATGCTGAAAGACGACAAGTCGAAGATCAGGCTGTGGAAGAATGGCTCAAGATGCTTGAGAGAATTGCTGAAGATACTGAAAATGTGTTTGACAAATTCACATATGAATCTCTCAAAGCACAAGTGATGAAAAACCCAACCAAACTAATGGAAAAAGTCAGTAGCTTCTTTTCTAATACTGCTTTTAAGTACAGAATGTCTCgaaaaatcaacaacatcaatgaAGAGTTTAGGGCTATCAATCAGTTAGCCAATGACCTCGGTCTCCAATCACTGACTGTTCCTTCTCGCAAAATACTACAAATCAGAGAAACAGATTCCTTAGTAGTTGCTTCAGATGTTGTTGGTAGAGACAAAGATGTTGCTGAAATAAAGGATAAGATGTTGAACATGAGAGAGGAAGTTGTTCTGTGTGCCATTCCCATAGTGGGCATGGGGGGTTTAGGGAAAACTACTATTGCTAAGAGAATTTTCAATGATGAAGAGATCGGAAAGCAATTTGCAAAGAGAGTTTGGTTGTGTCTACCTGAAATGTCAGACACTAAGAGCTTTCTTCAACAGATCCTCCAATCATTGACAGAGCGGAAACTTGAGGTCCAAACCAGGGATATAATAGTCAAGAAACTCCGAGATGAATTAGGAGGAAAAAGATATTTGCTTGTCTTAGATGATTTGTGGCATGTTGACCTTCCAGTGTGGGATGAGTTCATGGACAGCTTGAGAGGAATAAATACTTCCAGAGGAAACTGCATTCTTGTGACGACTCGTATGAAACTGGTGGCATCCACAGTAGCAGCAGTAGGTCCTCATATGTTGgaaaaattagcaaaagatCATTGTTGGTCGATTTTCAAACAAAGAGCATTTGTTGATGGGGAAGTTCCACAGGAAAAACTGAGTGTGGAGAACAGGATTGCTGAAATGTGTCAAGGTCTACCGTTGGCAGCAAGTGTTTTAGGAGGCCTCTTGCGCAACAAGGAGAAGCATGAATGGCAGGCAATTCTTGATGGAAACCCCCTTGTTGTAGGTGAAAATAGCTTAAAGAAAATCCTAAAACTCAGCTATGTTTATCTACCATCTCCATatctaaaaaaatgttttgctTACTTTGCAATGTTTCCAAAAGATTATAAGTTTGGAAAGGACCAACTAATCCAACTCTGGATGGCAGAAGGGTTTCTTCATCCAAGTCAAGAGATCCCTGTGATGGAAGACGTAGGGAACATGTTTTTTCAACTTTTGTTGCAATATTCCTTGCTGCAAGATGTTGAGCTAGATAAGAACAACAATATAACATGCTGTAAGATGCATGATCTTGTGCATGATTTGGCGAGAGATATATTGAAATCTAAATTATTTGATCCAAAGAGAGTTGGAGGAGAAAATCTTTCTCAAGTCCGATACTTTGGATGGGACTCACCAAGTGATCAAATAGAGAGGATAAATGAGCCAGGACGTTTGTGCACATTGTTTTGGAAAAGAAATCTATCTGAAGATATGTTGTTGAGCTTTcagttcttgagagttttaaaTTTGTCCAG